One genomic segment of Candidatus Bathyarchaeota archaeon includes these proteins:
- a CDS encoding secondary thiamine-phosphate synthase enzyme YjbQ, which produces MKIFTKRIDLQTKKELEIVDITDRVQEILTNYRLENGFVIIFIPGSTGAVTTIEFEPGLLEDFPNMLERISPRDAIYEHEKRWHDGNGHSHVRASLIGPSLTIPFNNSKLILGTWQQIVFVELDVRPRSRQLYIQVVGE; this is translated from the coding sequence ATGAAAATTTTTACAAAAAGAATTGATCTTCAAACAAAAAAAGAATTAGAGATTGTTGATATCACAGATAGAGTCCAGGAGATCTTGACGAATTATCGTTTAGAAAACGGGTTCGTAATTATTTTTATTCCTGGATCCACTGGAGCCGTTACCACCATTGAATTCGAACCAGGACTTTTAGAGGATTTTCCAAATATGCTTGAAAGAATTTCACCTAGAGATGCTATTTATGAGCATGAAAAGAGATGGCATGATGGAAATGGACATTCTCATGTAAGAGCTTCACTGATTGGACCTAGCCTTACAATCCCTTTCAATAATTCTAAATTGATTTTAGGGACATGGCAACAGATAGTATTCGTAGAACTAGATGTTCGACCTAGATCAAGACAGTTATATATTCAAGTTGTTGGCGAATAA
- the icd gene encoding isocitrate dehydrogenase (NADP(+)), with amino-acid sequence MKENKEHIITISNGKLVVPNEPIIPLIKGDGIGPDVVNATIMVLDKTIQSTYGGKRKLHWKEYYAGEKAKKEFNDWLPKETIGAIKNFSVALKGPLTTPVGEGFRSLNVTLRQKLDLYACVRPVKYISGVPSRLKNPEGLDVVIFRENTEDVYAGIEYEVGTAEGGKVRDFLNNKMGENIRSDSSIGIKPISEFATKRIARAAINYALNNKRKNVTIVHKGNIMKFTEGRFRKWSYEVAENEFGDSTITEAEYYSKLDSSEDEQIKKLLIKDRIADNMMQQLILRTKEYDVLVLPNLNGDYISDLAAALAGGLGMAPGANINYETGRALFEPTHGTAPKYTNKNVVNPSSTILSGIMMLNYLGWKEAADLVEKGIIECINEKIVTYDLARQMPGIEPVKTSEFAEQIVKRIK; translated from the coding sequence ATGAAAGAAAATAAAGAGCATATAATCACAATTTCTAACGGAAAATTAGTTGTTCCGAATGAGCCAATAATTCCCTTAATTAAGGGGGATGGCATAGGGCCTGATGTAGTCAACGCTACTATTATGGTACTGGACAAAACTATTCAAAGTACGTATGGTGGTAAACGCAAACTACATTGGAAAGAGTATTATGCTGGAGAAAAGGCTAAAAAAGAATTTAATGATTGGCTCCCAAAAGAGACTATAGGAGCGATCAAGAATTTTTCAGTAGCGCTCAAAGGACCTTTGACTACACCTGTTGGTGAGGGTTTCAGAAGTTTGAATGTGACTCTTCGCCAGAAATTAGATCTATATGCATGTGTAAGGCCAGTAAAGTATATCTCTGGAGTTCCCAGTCGGCTGAAGAATCCTGAAGGATTAGATGTTGTAATATTTAGAGAGAACACTGAAGACGTATATGCAGGAATAGAATATGAGGTAGGGACTGCTGAGGGGGGAAAAGTTAGGGATTTTTTGAATAATAAGATGGGTGAAAATATTCGCTCTGATTCATCAATAGGTATAAAACCGATAAGTGAATTTGCCACAAAAAGAATTGCAAGAGCCGCCATTAACTACGCATTAAACAACAAGCGTAAAAATGTGACCATAGTCCATAAAGGCAATATTATGAAATTTACTGAAGGTCGATTTAGAAAATGGAGCTATGAAGTTGCAGAAAATGAATTTGGGGATTCCACGATAACGGAGGCCGAATACTATTCGAAGCTAGATTCTTCAGAAGATGAGCAAATTAAGAAATTGTTGATTAAAGATAGAATCGCGGACAATATGATGCAACAATTGATTCTCAGAACAAAAGAATATGATGTACTAGTTCTGCCTAATTTAAATGGTGATTACATATCAGATTTAGCAGCAGCTTTGGCTGGAGGACTAGGTATGGCTCCTGGGGCAAATATAAATTATGAGACTGGTAGAGCACTTTTTGAACCTACTCATGGAACAGCTCCAAAATATACGAACAAAAATGTTGTAAATCCTTCTTCGACAATCCTATCGGGCATCATGATGCTCAATTATTTGGGCTGGAAGGAAGCAGCAGATTTAGTTGAAAAAGGTATAATTGAATGTATAAATGAAAAGATAGTAACTTATGATTTAGCTAGGCAAATGCCCGGCATTGAACCTGTCAAGACTTCAGAGTTTGCTGAACAGATTGTTAAAAGGATTAAGTAG
- a CDS encoding NAD(P)/FAD-dependent oxidoreductase has product MKIYDLLIIGSGSSGCVAAETAAKEGYDICLIDCKPKGGIGEKVCGDAISTHHFDALGIDYPKGEESEQNIKGIEVHSPDLNSVFRVEDPAVTGFIINRRLFGQRLLNKALDTGVTFYDNTLAIEPILLEGFVKGVKVRNIKNGRIEKIQAKILMDASGISAVLRRNLPSDFGIENHIERQDLMSCHREIRDNVDFDSDYCKIYLNLKFAPGGYYWVFSKGKGKVNVGLGVQAKENSLSPKTQLYKYVFSNKIFRKSSKIDSGGGFVPTRRPMDSLVSNGVMLLGDAACLVNPIHGGGIGPSMLSGKLATEVAIDALSNGVPSIKNLWEYNRKYMKEYGAKQASLDIFRIFLQSINDDDLNYGMKNQILKPKDVLEANMKGELKLGINEKIERAFRGIRKIDLLINLRNAAKKMRRIKDIYKNYPEIEKFAEWKIEVSKIRGS; this is encoded by the coding sequence ATGAAGATTTATGATTTATTAATTATTGGATCTGGAAGTTCAGGTTGCGTTGCAGCTGAAACCGCGGCTAAAGAAGGATACGATATATGCTTAATTGATTGTAAGCCGAAAGGGGGAATTGGAGAAAAAGTATGCGGTGATGCTATCTCAACGCATCATTTTGATGCTTTGGGGATAGATTATCCAAAAGGAGAGGAATCGGAACAAAATATTAAAGGAATTGAAGTTCATTCTCCAGATTTGAATTCAGTTTTTAGAGTGGAAGATCCAGCCGTAACTGGTTTCATAATTAATCGGAGGCTCTTTGGTCAAAGATTGTTGAATAAGGCATTAGATACTGGAGTAACATTCTATGATAACACGTTAGCCATAGAACCAATATTATTAGAAGGATTTGTTAAAGGAGTTAAAGTAAGAAATATAAAAAATGGAAGAATTGAAAAAATTCAAGCTAAAATCTTGATGGATGCTAGTGGGATTTCAGCAGTACTCAGAAGAAACCTTCCATCTGATTTTGGTATAGAAAATCATATAGAAAGGCAAGATTTGATGTCTTGCCATAGAGAAATAAGGGATAATGTAGATTTTGATTCAGATTATTGTAAGATCTATTTAAATTTGAAATTCGCTCCTGGAGGGTATTATTGGGTATTCTCAAAAGGAAAAGGTAAAGTAAATGTTGGATTAGGTGTGCAAGCTAAAGAAAATTCACTGAGTCCTAAAACCCAACTTTACAAATATGTCTTTTCTAATAAGATTTTCAGAAAATCCTCGAAAATTGATTCAGGTGGTGGTTTTGTTCCAACTAGACGTCCTATGGATTCTTTGGTCTCAAACGGAGTTATGTTATTGGGAGATGCTGCATGTTTAGTGAATCCAATTCACGGAGGCGGAATTGGTCCATCTATGTTGAGTGGAAAACTAGCAACTGAAGTTGCAATTGATGCTTTATCGAATGGCGTGCCTTCAATTAAAAATCTATGGGAGTACAACCGAAAATATATGAAAGAGTACGGAGCCAAACAAGCTAGCTTAGATATTTTCAGGATTTTTCTGCAATCAATAAATGATGATGATCTGAATTATGGGATGAAGAATCAAATACTCAAACCAAAAGATGTATTGGAAGCGAATATGAAGGGAGAATTGAAATTAGGCATCAATGAAAAAATCGAGAGAGCGTTCAGAGGAATCAGGAAAATTGATCTGTTGATTAACTTGAGAAATGCAGCAAAAAAAATGCGGCGTATTAAGGATATATACAAGAATTATCCAGAAATAGAGAAATTTGCTGAATGGAAAATTGAGGTTTCAAAAATTCGTGGATCTTAG